One part of the Qingrenia yutianensis genome encodes these proteins:
- the ilvB gene encoding biosynthetic-type acetolactate synthase large subunit, producing MKMSASEAVLNVIAESGTDVVFGYPGSAVAPVYDALFSFDKIKHVLTRTEQSAAHAASGYAKESGKTGVCIATSGPGATNLITGIATAMSDSVPMVAITGQVDSSLLGSDAFQEADITGAVNPFCKHNYLIKSADEIVKTLREAFFIASTGRPGPVLVDIPVNFLCEEAEFTKYKKPSIESYKPNYKGNTLQIKRAAECLKKAKRPLLYIGGGCCSDSASAEINKFIKSTKIPVVSTLKAVGVVRHDTGALNLGMIGTHGRKCANFALSACDTLFIAGARIGDRSVGRVKNLNEEDITVIHVDIDPAEIGKNLHADIPVVGDITNVMSAVNDKNITLSPEKDWLLRLEDEAEREKLNHAKSFSHKKNFVCPEYAVSVLNSVTGGSCIVSTEVGQNQIWTARNIKINTPRDFITSGGLGTMGFGLPAAIGASFAKSGKTVFALEGDGSLMMSAAELATIAEYDLNIKIILFNNNALGMIREYQKNNFNARYSEVFPKNPDFITLAKAFGIDGERVSENDGVKDAFERAMKHNGAYFVELCVDKDEDSVL from the coding sequence ATGAAAATGTCGGCGTCCGAGGCGGTTTTAAACGTGATTGCGGAGAGCGGAACAGATGTTGTTTTCGGCTATCCGGGAAGTGCGGTTGCGCCCGTTTACGACGCCCTTTTTTCATTTGACAAAATAAAGCACGTTCTCACCCGAACCGAGCAGAGCGCGGCGCACGCGGCGTCGGGATACGCGAAAGAAAGCGGAAAAACGGGTGTGTGCATTGCAACGTCCGGTCCGGGCGCGACAAACCTTATAACCGGCATTGCAACGGCGATGAGCGACTCTGTGCCTATGGTTGCGATAACCGGTCAGGTCGATTCGTCGCTTCTCGGAAGCGACGCGTTTCAGGAGGCGGACATCACCGGCGCGGTCAATCCGTTCTGCAAGCATAATTACCTTATAAAGTCGGCGGACGAAATTGTAAAAACCCTGCGCGAGGCGTTTTTTATCGCGTCGACGGGCAGACCCGGTCCTGTTTTGGTGGATATTCCCGTCAATTTTTTATGCGAAGAAGCGGAATTTACAAAATACAAAAAGCCGTCAATCGAGAGCTACAAGCCCAACTACAAGGGCAACACGCTCCAGATAAAGCGCGCGGCGGAGTGTCTGAAAAAGGCGAAACGTCCGCTTTTATACATCGGCGGAGGGTGCTGTTCCGACTCGGCGAGCGCGGAGATAAACAAGTTTATAAAAAGCACAAAAATCCCCGTTGTATCAACGCTCAAGGCGGTTGGGGTCGTTCGTCACGACACGGGCGCACTCAACCTCGGAATGATTGGCACGCACGGCAGAAAATGCGCGAATTTTGCGCTTTCCGCGTGCGACACGCTTTTTATCGCCGGCGCGAGAATAGGCGACCGCTCGGTGGGACGCGTTAAAAATCTTAACGAAGAAGATATAACCGTTATTCACGTTGACATAGACCCTGCGGAGATAGGAAAAAATCTTCACGCGGACATTCCCGTTGTGGGCGATATTACAAACGTTATGTCGGCGGTTAACGACAAAAACATCACCCTTTCGCCCGAAAAAGACTGGCTTTTGCGCCTTGAGGACGAAGCGGAAAGAGAAAAGTTAAATCACGCGAAAAGCTTTTCGCACAAGAAAAATTTCGTCTGCCCCGAATACGCGGTGAGCGTTTTGAACTCCGTTACCGGCGGCAGCTGCATTGTTTCGACCGAGGTGGGACAAAATCAGATTTGGACGGCAAGAAATATCAAAATAAACACGCCGAGGGATTTTATCACGTCGGGCGGACTGGGAACAATGGGTTTCGGCTTGCCGGCGGCAATCGGCGCGTCGTTTGCAAAAAGCGGAAAGACGGTTTTTGCACTGGAGGGCGACGGCAGTTTGATGATGTCGGCCGCCGAGCTTGCGACAATCGCGGAATACGATTTGAATATCAAAATTATTTTGTTCAACAACAACGCGCTCGGAATGATAAGGGAGTATCAGAAGAACAATTTTAACGCGCGCTACAGCGAGGTTTTCCCGAAAAATCCCGATTTTATCACGCTTGCGAAAGCGTTCGGCATTGACGGCGAGCGCGTGAGTGAAAACGACGGCGTGAAAGACGCGTTTGAGCGCGCAATGAAGCACAACGGCGCGTATTTTGTGGAGTTGTGCGTGGATAAGGACGAGGATTCGGTTTTGTAA
- a CDS encoding NAD(+) synthase: MKDGFIKTAAASFDVTVADCVTNAEKITEIIKNEAKNGVQLLVLPELCITGYTCSDLFLQSELLNGAEEALKNICENTKSADIIAVAGLPISKNSRLYNCAAVLYKGEILGVVPKANIPNYNEFYEKRHFCPAPKNNSTLTLFDKEIPFGTNLIFACADMKNFTFAAEICEDLWVAAPPSVNHAKNGANIIVNLSASNEVIGKCEYRRSLVSGQSARLVCGYVYCSAGDGESTTDTVFGAHHIIAENGVVLKENTLFENGVVKTEIDVDRIDGERRKIGSYQTEVSPDYKTISFDMHKKDVELTREIPQTPFVPADALKIDERCSLILTMQAMGLKKRIVHTHAKGVVIGISGGLDSTLALLVAVRAFDILKRSRTEITAISMPCFGTTSRTKSNAEKLCTAMGVTFKTVDIKKAVNQHFEDIGHDPNNFDVVYENSQAREREQVLMDYANKTGALVVGTGDLSELALGWATYNGDHMSMYGVNAGVPKTLVRYLVRHAKKLFDGENIGEILDDILATPVSPELLPPKEGEIAQKTEELVGPYELHDFYLYYAVRFAFPPKKVLRLAKYAFSYDDEILVHWLKTFYRRFFAQQFKRSCLPDGPKIGSVSLSPRGDWRMPSDAAAKLWLDELE; the protein is encoded by the coding sequence ATGAAGGACGGATTTATCAAAACCGCGGCGGCGTCGTTTGACGTGACGGTTGCGGACTGTGTGACAAACGCAGAAAAAATCACGGAAATAATAAAAAACGAGGCAAAAAACGGCGTTCAGCTGCTTGTTTTGCCCGAGCTTTGCATAACGGGCTACACCTGTTCGGATTTGTTTTTGCAGTCCGAACTTTTAAACGGCGCGGAAGAAGCGCTTAAAAACATTTGCGAAAACACAAAAAGCGCCGATATTATCGCGGTTGCCGGACTTCCGATAAGCAAAAATTCACGGCTTTACAACTGCGCGGCGGTGCTTTATAAGGGCGAAATTTTGGGTGTCGTGCCAAAGGCGAACATACCGAATTATAACGAATTTTACGAAAAACGGCATTTTTGCCCCGCACCGAAAAATAACAGCACATTAACGCTTTTTGACAAGGAAATTCCGTTCGGCACAAACCTCATTTTTGCGTGCGCGGATATGAAAAATTTCACCTTTGCGGCTGAAATCTGCGAGGATTTGTGGGTTGCCGCGCCTCCGTCGGTAAACCACGCGAAAAACGGTGCGAATATAATCGTCAACCTGTCGGCAAGCAACGAGGTAATCGGCAAGTGCGAATACAGAAGGTCGCTTGTTTCGGGTCAGTCGGCACGCCTTGTGTGCGGATACGTTTACTGCTCGGCAGGCGACGGCGAGTCCACCACCGACACGGTGTTCGGCGCACATCACATAATCGCGGAAAACGGCGTTGTTTTAAAGGAAAACACGCTTTTTGAAAACGGCGTTGTCAAAACCGAAATCGACGTTGACCGCATAGACGGCGAAAGACGTAAAATCGGCTCGTATCAAACCGAAGTTTCGCCCGATTACAAAACGATTTCGTTTGATATGCACAAAAAAGACGTCGAATTAACGCGCGAAATTCCGCAGACTCCGTTCGTTCCCGCCGACGCGCTGAAAATCGACGAAAGATGTTCGCTCATTCTCACAATGCAGGCAATGGGACTTAAAAAACGAATTGTCCACACTCACGCAAAAGGCGTTGTAATCGGCATTTCGGGCGGTCTGGACTCCACTCTTGCACTGCTTGTCGCGGTGCGCGCGTTCGATATTTTAAAAAGGAGCAGAACCGAAATTACCGCAATTTCAATGCCGTGTTTCGGCACGACGAGCCGAACGAAGTCGAATGCGGAAAAACTGTGCACGGCAATGGGCGTGACGTTTAAAACTGTGGATATAAAAAAGGCGGTAAATCAGCATTTTGAGGATATTGGTCACGACCCGAACAATTTTGACGTTGTGTATGAAAATTCGCAGGCGCGCGAACGCGAGCAGGTGCTTATGGACTACGCAAACAAAACCGGCGCGCTGGTTGTGGGAACGGGCGATTTGTCCGAACTTGCGCTCGGCTGGGCGACCTACAACGGCGACCATATGTCGATGTACGGCGTGAACGCAGGCGTGCCCAAAACGCTGGTGCGCTACCTTGTGCGCCACGCAAAAAAGCTGTTTGACGGCGAAAATATCGGCGAAATTCTGGACGATATTCTGGCAACTCCCGTAAGTCCCGAGCTTTTGCCTCCGAAAGAGGGCGAAATCGCGCAGAAAACCGAAGAGCTTGTCGGCCCGTACGAACTGCACGATTTTTACCTTTATTATGCGGTGCGTTTTGCGTTTCCGCCCAAAAAAGTTTTGCGCCTTGCAAAATATGCGTTTTCGTATGACGACGAAATTCTTGTTCATTGGCTCAAAACGTTCTACCGACGCTTTTTTGCACAGCAGTTCAAGCGTTCGTGTCTGCCCGACGGCCCAAAAATCGGTTCGGTAAGCCTTTCTCCGCGCGGTGACTGGCGTATGCCGAGCGACGCGGCGGCAAAATTGTGGCTGGACGAGCTTGAATAA